A stretch of the Meles meles chromosome 19, mMelMel3.1 paternal haplotype, whole genome shotgun sequence genome encodes the following:
- the ZNF577 gene encoding zinc finger protein 577 isoform X3 — MTKDRVPLSFEDVAVGFSWEEWQLLAPSQKDLYWDVMLENYRNLVSVGYQASKPDSLFKSLQGEPPWMVEGAARSQSCPEEIWEIDHMHWHPENQNESKTLERDQQRYALGNNSNLCESLIPLTQRHNKFGSHCKSLKPHLGFVIQNRRYAGEDSDEFSGCGKSSVYIQQDTTLSGLKCHGWVKPSGTRSQFNEHQKIYTEEKPHECSKCGKAFSRKAQLIRHQRTERGEKPHGCNECGKTFMRKIQLTEHQRTHTGEKPHECNECGKAFSRKSQLMVHQRTHTGEKPYGCSECGKAFSRKCRLSRHQRSHTGEKLYGCSVCGKAFSQKAYLIAHQRLHTGEKPYKCSECGRTFFFKSDLTKHQRIHTGEKPYGCNECEKAFRSKSKLIQHQRTHTGERPYECSECDKAFAHVSVLIKHKKTHTREKAINSLKAEKPSSGSPSSLYMSELAQEQSNMNTVPVEIPSLGTQPSLNLHEFLGGRNVVFVEQPFLRSQSSVGNWEFPQGISLANTVNVTPSLINYVLYVIDIV, encoded by the exons ATGACCAAGGACCGG GTACCGTTATCATTCGAGGATGTGGCTGTGGGCTTCTCCTGGGAGGAGTGGCAGTTACTGGCTCCGTCTCAGAAGGATCTGTACTGGGACGTGATGTTGGAAAACTATAGGAACCTGGTGTCAGTGG GTTATCAAGCTAGCAAACCAGATTCACTTTTCAAGTCATTGCAAGGAGAACCACCATGGATGGTAGAGGGAGCAGCTCGGAGTCAAAGCTGTCCAG AAGAGATATGGGAGATTGACCATATGCACTGGCACCCAGAAAACCAAAATGAGAGTAAAACTTTGGAAAGAGATCAGCAAAGATATGCACTTGGAAATAATTCCAATTTATGTGAAAGTCTTATTCCTTTAACACAAAGACACAATAAGTTTGGCTCACATTGTAAAAGTTTGAAACCACATTTGGGTTTtgttattcagaatagaagatatGCAGGAGAGGACTCTGATGAGTTTAGTGGATGTGGGAAATCATCAGTCTACATCCAGCAGGATACAACTCTTAGTGGACTTAAATGCCATGGATGGGTGAAACCCAGTGGCACTAGATCACAGTTCAATGAACATCAAAAAATTTATACAGAAGAGAAACCACATGAATGCAGTAAGTGCGGGAAAGCCTTCTCCAGGAAGGCACAGCTCATTAGGCATCAGAGaactgaaagaggagagaagcCACACGGatgcaatgaatgtgggaaaaCATTCATGAGGAAGATTCAGCTCACTGAACACCAGAgaactcatactggagagaaaccccatgaatgtaatgaatgtggaaaagccttctCCAGAAAGTCGCAGCTCATGGTACATCAGAGAACtcatacaggagagaaaccctatggGTGCAGTGAATGTGGCAAAGCCTTCAGCCGGAAGTGCCGGCTCAGTAGACATCAGCGAtctcacactggagagaaactcTATGGATGCAGTGTGTGTGGGAAAGCCTTCTCCCAGAAGGCATACCTCATTGCACATCAGAGACTTCACACGGGAGAGAAGCCTTATAAATGCAGTGAATGTGGAAGAACTTTCTTTTTCAAGTCGGACCTGACCaagcatcagagaattcatacggGAGAGAAACCTTATGGATGCAACGAGTGTGAAAAAGCCTTCAGGAGCAAGTCAAAGCTCATTCAGCATCAGCGAACTCATACTGGAGAGAGACCGTATGAGTGCAGCGAATGTGACAAAGCCTTTGCCCACGTGTCAGTCCTCATTAAACATAAGAAAACTCATACAAGAGAGAAAGCTATAAATTCACTGAAGGCAGAGAAACCTTCCTCAGGAAGTCCTAGCTCTTTGTACATGAGTGAACTTGCACAGGAGCAAAGCAACATGAACACAGTGCCTGTGGAAATACCTTCTTTGGGAACTCAGCCCTCGTTAAATCTCCATGAGTTCCTCGGCGGTAGAAATGTAGTGTTTGTGGAACAGCCTTTTCTAAGAAGTCAGTCCTCAGTAGGTAATTGGGAATTTCCACAGGGAATAAGTCTTGCAAATACAGTGAATGTGACACCTTCTTTGATAAATTATGTCTTATATGTTATAGACATTGTGTAG
- the ZNF577 gene encoding zinc finger protein 577 isoform X4: MLENYRNLVSVGYQASKPDSLFKSLQGEPPWMVEGAARSQSCPEEIWEIDHMHWHPENQNESKTLERDQQRYALGNNSNLCESLIPLTQRHNKFGSHCKSLKPHLGFVIQNRRYAGEDSDEFSGCGKSSVYIQQDTTLSGLKCHGWVKPSGTRSQFNEHQKIYTEEKPHECSKCGKAFSRKAQLIRHQRTERGEKPHGCNECGKTFMRKIQLTEHQRTHTGEKPHECNECGKAFSRKSQLMVHQRTHTGEKPYGCSECGKAFSRKCRLSRHQRSHTGEKLYGCSVCGKAFSQKAYLIAHQRLHTGEKPYKCSECGRTFFFKSDLTKHQRIHTGEKPYGCNECEKAFRSKSKLIQHQRTHTGERPYECSECDKAFAHVSVLIKHKKTHTREKAINSLKAEKPSSGSPSSLYMSELAQEQSNMNTVPVEIPSLGTQPSLNLHEFLGGRNVVFVEQPFLRSQSSVGNWEFPQGISLANTVNVTPSLINYVLYVIDIV; this comes from the exons ATGTTGGAAAACTATAGGAACCTGGTGTCAGTGG GTTATCAAGCTAGCAAACCAGATTCACTTTTCAAGTCATTGCAAGGAGAACCACCATGGATGGTAGAGGGAGCAGCTCGGAGTCAAAGCTGTCCAG AAGAGATATGGGAGATTGACCATATGCACTGGCACCCAGAAAACCAAAATGAGAGTAAAACTTTGGAAAGAGATCAGCAAAGATATGCACTTGGAAATAATTCCAATTTATGTGAAAGTCTTATTCCTTTAACACAAAGACACAATAAGTTTGGCTCACATTGTAAAAGTTTGAAACCACATTTGGGTTTtgttattcagaatagaagatatGCAGGAGAGGACTCTGATGAGTTTAGTGGATGTGGGAAATCATCAGTCTACATCCAGCAGGATACAACTCTTAGTGGACTTAAATGCCATGGATGGGTGAAACCCAGTGGCACTAGATCACAGTTCAATGAACATCAAAAAATTTATACAGAAGAGAAACCACATGAATGCAGTAAGTGCGGGAAAGCCTTCTCCAGGAAGGCACAGCTCATTAGGCATCAGAGaactgaaagaggagagaagcCACACGGatgcaatgaatgtgggaaaaCATTCATGAGGAAGATTCAGCTCACTGAACACCAGAgaactcatactggagagaaaccccatgaatgtaatgaatgtggaaaagccttctCCAGAAAGTCGCAGCTCATGGTACATCAGAGAACtcatacaggagagaaaccctatggGTGCAGTGAATGTGGCAAAGCCTTCAGCCGGAAGTGCCGGCTCAGTAGACATCAGCGAtctcacactggagagaaactcTATGGATGCAGTGTGTGTGGGAAAGCCTTCTCCCAGAAGGCATACCTCATTGCACATCAGAGACTTCACACGGGAGAGAAGCCTTATAAATGCAGTGAATGTGGAAGAACTTTCTTTTTCAAGTCGGACCTGACCaagcatcagagaattcatacggGAGAGAAACCTTATGGATGCAACGAGTGTGAAAAAGCCTTCAGGAGCAAGTCAAAGCTCATTCAGCATCAGCGAACTCATACTGGAGAGAGACCGTATGAGTGCAGCGAATGTGACAAAGCCTTTGCCCACGTGTCAGTCCTCATTAAACATAAGAAAACTCATACAAGAGAGAAAGCTATAAATTCACTGAAGGCAGAGAAACCTTCCTCAGGAAGTCCTAGCTCTTTGTACATGAGTGAACTTGCACAGGAGCAAAGCAACATGAACACAGTGCCTGTGGAAATACCTTCTTTGGGAACTCAGCCCTCGTTAAATCTCCATGAGTTCCTCGGCGGTAGAAATGTAGTGTTTGTGGAACAGCCTTTTCTAAGAAGTCAGTCCTCAGTAGGTAATTGGGAATTTCCACAGGGAATAAGTCTTGCAAATACAGTGAATGTGACACCTTCTTTGATAAATTATGTCTTATATGTTATAGACATTGTGTAG
- the ZNF577 gene encoding zinc finger protein 577 isoform X1 produces the protein MGVAGPEQTEDSVPCSWLALSSEQENMTKDRVPLSFEDVAVGFSWEEWQLLAPSQKDLYWDVMLENYRNLVSVGYQASKPDSLFKSLQGEPPWMVEGAARSQSCPEEIWEIDHMHWHPENQNESKTLERDQQRYALGNNSNLCESLIPLTQRHNKFGSHCKSLKPHLGFVIQNRRYAGEDSDEFSGCGKSSVYIQQDTTLSGLKCHGWVKPSGTRSQFNEHQKIYTEEKPHECSKCGKAFSRKAQLIRHQRTERGEKPHGCNECGKTFMRKIQLTEHQRTHTGEKPHECNECGKAFSRKSQLMVHQRTHTGEKPYGCSECGKAFSRKCRLSRHQRSHTGEKLYGCSVCGKAFSQKAYLIAHQRLHTGEKPYKCSECGRTFFFKSDLTKHQRIHTGEKPYGCNECEKAFRSKSKLIQHQRTHTGERPYECSECDKAFAHVSVLIKHKKTHTREKAINSLKAEKPSSGSPSSLYMSELAQEQSNMNTVPVEIPSLGTQPSLNLHEFLGGRNVVFVEQPFLRSQSSVGNWEFPQGISLANTVNVTPSLINYVLYVIDIV, from the exons ATGGGGGTg GCAGGCCCAGAGCAGACAGAAGACAGTGTACCCTGCAGTTGGCTAGCCCTTTCTTCAGAACAGGAGAACATGACCAAGGACCGG GTACCGTTATCATTCGAGGATGTGGCTGTGGGCTTCTCCTGGGAGGAGTGGCAGTTACTGGCTCCGTCTCAGAAGGATCTGTACTGGGACGTGATGTTGGAAAACTATAGGAACCTGGTGTCAGTGG GTTATCAAGCTAGCAAACCAGATTCACTTTTCAAGTCATTGCAAGGAGAACCACCATGGATGGTAGAGGGAGCAGCTCGGAGTCAAAGCTGTCCAG AAGAGATATGGGAGATTGACCATATGCACTGGCACCCAGAAAACCAAAATGAGAGTAAAACTTTGGAAAGAGATCAGCAAAGATATGCACTTGGAAATAATTCCAATTTATGTGAAAGTCTTATTCCTTTAACACAAAGACACAATAAGTTTGGCTCACATTGTAAAAGTTTGAAACCACATTTGGGTTTtgttattcagaatagaagatatGCAGGAGAGGACTCTGATGAGTTTAGTGGATGTGGGAAATCATCAGTCTACATCCAGCAGGATACAACTCTTAGTGGACTTAAATGCCATGGATGGGTGAAACCCAGTGGCACTAGATCACAGTTCAATGAACATCAAAAAATTTATACAGAAGAGAAACCACATGAATGCAGTAAGTGCGGGAAAGCCTTCTCCAGGAAGGCACAGCTCATTAGGCATCAGAGaactgaaagaggagagaagcCACACGGatgcaatgaatgtgggaaaaCATTCATGAGGAAGATTCAGCTCACTGAACACCAGAgaactcatactggagagaaaccccatgaatgtaatgaatgtggaaaagccttctCCAGAAAGTCGCAGCTCATGGTACATCAGAGAACtcatacaggagagaaaccctatggGTGCAGTGAATGTGGCAAAGCCTTCAGCCGGAAGTGCCGGCTCAGTAGACATCAGCGAtctcacactggagagaaactcTATGGATGCAGTGTGTGTGGGAAAGCCTTCTCCCAGAAGGCATACCTCATTGCACATCAGAGACTTCACACGGGAGAGAAGCCTTATAAATGCAGTGAATGTGGAAGAACTTTCTTTTTCAAGTCGGACCTGACCaagcatcagagaattcatacggGAGAGAAACCTTATGGATGCAACGAGTGTGAAAAAGCCTTCAGGAGCAAGTCAAAGCTCATTCAGCATCAGCGAACTCATACTGGAGAGAGACCGTATGAGTGCAGCGAATGTGACAAAGCCTTTGCCCACGTGTCAGTCCTCATTAAACATAAGAAAACTCATACAAGAGAGAAAGCTATAAATTCACTGAAGGCAGAGAAACCTTCCTCAGGAAGTCCTAGCTCTTTGTACATGAGTGAACTTGCACAGGAGCAAAGCAACATGAACACAGTGCCTGTGGAAATACCTTCTTTGGGAACTCAGCCCTCGTTAAATCTCCATGAGTTCCTCGGCGGTAGAAATGTAGTGTTTGTGGAACAGCCTTTTCTAAGAAGTCAGTCCTCAGTAGGTAATTGGGAATTTCCACAGGGAATAAGTCTTGCAAATACAGTGAATGTGACACCTTCTTTGATAAATTATGTCTTATATGTTATAGACATTGTGTAG
- the ZNF577 gene encoding zinc finger protein 577 isoform X2: MGVAGPEQTEDSVPCSWLALSSEQENMTKDRVPLSFEDVAVGFSWEEWQLLAPSQKDLYWDVMLENYRNLVSVGYQASKPDSLFKSLQGEPPWMVEGAARSQSCPGKKPYEWNKCAVNSYEPLVTMLQRTCAGKKSHECCDCRKAFPSKLKLITHQQTHTEDRPFGCNQCQKAFITKSALICHQKTHHREGKSYVCSKCGKAFPWKSKLTLHQRTHSGERPFRCRVCDKAFMVRTHLTAHQRTHTGEKPYECSDCEKAFSKKAQLVIHQRIHTGERPYGCSQCQQAFIQKSDLTNHKKTQHAVRKSHGCSECGKVLSSKSTPIIHQRTHTGEKPFKCSVCDKAFTSNAHLIVHQRIHTGEKPYECSDCEKAFSTKAHLMIHQRIHTGERPYGCSECQQAFFQKSGLTNHLQNCHARVKSHGCSECGKVLSCKSTLLIHQRTHTGEKPFKCDVCNKAFTAKSYLTVHQRIHTGEKPYECCDCKKAFATLSTLIGHRRTQTGERPYGCNKCPKAFFRKSALINHQRTQHRRKFSMQ, encoded by the exons ATGGGGGTg GCAGGCCCAGAGCAGACAGAAGACAGTGTACCCTGCAGTTGGCTAGCCCTTTCTTCAGAACAGGAGAACATGACCAAGGACCGG GTACCGTTATCATTCGAGGATGTGGCTGTGGGCTTCTCCTGGGAGGAGTGGCAGTTACTGGCTCCGTCTCAGAAGGATCTGTACTGGGACGTGATGTTGGAAAACTATAGGAACCTGGTGTCAGTGG GTTATCAAGCTAGCAAACCAGATTCACTTTTCAAGTCATTGCAAGGAGAACCACCATGGATGGTAGAGGGAGCAGCTCGGAGTCAAAGCTGTCCAG GTAAGAAACCATATGAATGGAATAAATGTGCAGTGAATTCTTATGAACCACTCGTGACCATGCTTCAGAGAACTTGTGCAGGAAAGAAATCTCACGAATGCTGTGATTGTAGGAAAGCCTTTCCCAGTAAGTTAAAGCTAATTACTCATCAACAAACTCACACAGAAGACAGACCATTTGGGTGCAATCAATGTCAAAAAGCCTTCATTACAAAGTCAGCACTCATCTGTCATCAGAAAACTCATCATAGAGAAGGGAAATCCTATGTATGCAGTAAATGCGGGAAAGCTTTTCCTTGGAAGTCAAAACTCACTTTACATCAGAGAACTCATTCAGGAGAGAGACCTTTCAGATGCAGAGTATGTGATAAAGCCTTCATGGTTCGGACACATCTCACTGcacatcagagaactcacacaggagagaaaccataCGAATGCTCAGATTGTGAGAAAGCCTTCTCAAAAAAGGCTCAGCTCGTGATTCATCAACGAATTCACACAGGAGAGAGACCGTATGGATGTAGTCAATGTCAACAAGCCTTCATCCAGAAGTCAGATCTCACTAATCATAAGAAAACTCAGCATGCAGTCAGGAAATCTCATGgatgcagtgaatgtgggaaggTTTTGTCCTCTAAGTCAACTCCTATTATACATCAGAGAACCCATACAGGTGAGAAGCCCTTCAAATGCAGTGTATGTGATAAAGCTTTCACATCGAATGCACATCTTATTGtccatcagagaattcatacggGAGAGAAGCCATATGAATGTTCAGATTGTGAGAAAGCCTTCTCCACTAAGGCACATCTTATGATTCATCAGCGAATTCACACAGGAGAAAGACCATATGGCTGCAGTGAATGTCAGCAGGCTTTCTTCCAGAAGTCAGGTCTCACTAACCATCTGCAAAATTGTCATGCAAGAGTGAAATCTCATGGATGCAGTGAATGTGGAAAGGTTTTGTCCTGTAAGTCAACTCTCCTTATACATCAGAGAACCCATACAGGTGAGAAGCCTTTCAAATGTGATGTCTGTAATAAAGCCTTTACAGCTAAATCCTATCTCACTgtacatcagagaattcatacaggagagaaaccatatgaaTGCTGTGATTGTAAGAAAGCATTTGCTACTTTGTCAACTCTCATTGGGCATCGGAGAACTCAAACAGGAGAGAGGCCCTATGGGTGCAACAAATGTCCAAAAGCCTTCTTCCGGAAATCAGCTCTTATTAATCATCAGCGAACTCAGCATAGGAGAAAATTCTCTATGCAATGA